In one Zonotrichia albicollis isolate bZonAlb1 chromosome 14, bZonAlb1.hap1, whole genome shotgun sequence genomic region, the following are encoded:
- the LOC102072719 gene encoding G-protein coupled receptor 83, translating to MRQHTWFPLQYMPKPFWRAENHNTTSFFSALYGFPNQSFFHSDLNLEDLGDFDSGAKYEGESQSRTVQALLIVAYSVIICISLFGNTLVCHVVIKNKRMHSATNLFIVNLAVADVMITTLNTPFTLVRFVSSTWVFGKLMCHISRFVQYCSVHVSVLTLAAIALDRHQVIMHPLKPRMSTVKGGICIIIIWVMASCFSLPHAIYQTLTRFYIGNRTIRMVCLPSFPPPADLFWKYLDLTTFVLLYVLPLLVISITYTIVAKKLWLRNAIGDLTMEQYYAHQRKKKMTLKMLMVVVVVFAVCWFPLNCYVVLLSCRAIHSSNALYFAFHWFAMSSTCYNPFIYCWLNESFRAELRCLLCVCRRRSSAQGHALQPLSPLFRRTRPENCPCKRSSTCQKAQAPSQRNSARTDISSVQPIVAES from the exons atGAGACAGCACACCTGGTTCCCCTTGCAGTACATGCCCAAGCCCTTCTGGAGAGCAGAGAACCACAACACCACCAGCTTCTTCTCTGCACTGTACGGCTTCCCCAACCAGTCCTTCTTCCACAGTGACTTGAACCTGGAGGACCTGGGGGACTTTGACAGCGGAGCCAAGTACGAGGGCGAGTCGCAGAGCCGGACAGTGCAGGCGCTGCTGATCGTCGCCTACTCTGTGATCATCTGCATCTCCCTCTTTGGCAACACCCTGGTGTGCCACGTGGTCATCAAGAACAAGAGGATGCACTCTGCCACCAACCTCTTCATCGTCAACCTGGCTGTTGCTGATGTGATGATCACCACCCTGAACACCCCCTTCACACTG GTGAGGTTTGTGAGCAGCACCTGGGTGTTTGGAAAGCTGATGTGTCACATCAGCCGGTTTGTTCAGTACTGCTCTGTCCACGTGTCTGTGCTCACTCTTGCTGCCATCGCACTGGACCGGCACCAG GTGATCATGCACCCTCTCAAGCCACGTATGTCCACGGTGAAAGGAGGGAtttgcatcatcatcatctggGTCATGGCCAGCTGCTTCTCATTGCCCCACGCCATTTATCAGACTCTGACAAGGTTTTATATTGG AAACAGAACCATCCGAATGGTCTGCCTCCCCAgcttccctcctcctgctgaTCTTTTCTGGAAGTACCTGGACCTGACTACATTTGTTCTCTTGTACGTTCTGCCCTTGCTTGTGATCTCCATCACCTACACCATAGTGGCCAAAAAGCTCTGGCTGAGGAACGCCATCGGGGACCTCACCATGGAGCAATACTATGCCCaccagaggaagaagaagatgaCGCTGAAGATGctgatggtggtggtggttgtGTTTGCCGTGTGCTGGTTCCCCCTCAACTGCTACGTagtgctgctctcctgcagggCCATCCACAGCAGCAACGCTCTGTACTTTGCTTTCCACTGGTTTGCCATGAGCAGCACCTGCTACAACCCCTTCATCTACTGCTGGCTGAACGAGAGCTTCCGCGCGGAGCTGCGCTGCCTGCTGTGCGTGTGCCGCCGCCGGAGCTCAGCGCAGGGCCACgctctgcagcccctctccCCGCTGTTCCGCCGCACCAGGCCTGAGAACTGCCCCTGCAAGAGGAGCAGCACGTGCCAGAAGGCACAGGCACCCTCCCAGAGGAACTCCGCGAGGACGGACATATCCAGCGTGCAGCCGATCGTGGCGGAAAGCTGA